Proteins encoded within one genomic window of Streptomyces sp. NBC_00523:
- a CDS encoding ABC transporter ATP-binding protein: protein MNEPTRPAGDPQALELDGVTVSFGRGDTRTTVFDGLGLTFEPGVLTALVGPSGSGKSSLLAVAGALLRPSAGRVLLGGEDLAALSEAGRARARREDIGYMFQSGNLLSGLPAVEQLLAAAYITGRRPRAYRSRAEEALCAVGLGHRLRHRPEQLSGGERQRVALARALLLSPRLLLVDEPTAAVDRSQAGELAALLAERTREDRCVTVVATHDPVVAEAAGRVVDMAALTA, encoded by the coding sequence ATGAACGAGCCGACGCGACCCGCCGGGGATCCGCAAGCGCTCGAACTTGACGGCGTCACCGTCTCGTTCGGCCGGGGGGACACCCGTACCACCGTCTTCGACGGTCTCGGCCTCACCTTCGAACCGGGCGTGCTCACCGCCCTCGTGGGCCCGTCCGGCTCCGGCAAGTCCTCGCTTCTGGCGGTGGCGGGGGCCCTGCTGCGACCCTCGGCCGGCCGGGTCCTGCTGGGCGGCGAGGACCTGGCCGCCCTCTCCGAGGCCGGGCGCGCCCGGGCCCGCCGCGAGGACATCGGGTACATGTTCCAGAGCGGCAACCTGCTCTCCGGCCTGCCCGCCGTCGAACAGCTCCTGGCCGCCGCGTACATCACCGGCCGCCGCCCCCGCGCGTACCGGAGCCGGGCCGAGGAGGCGCTGTGCGCGGTCGGCCTCGGGCACCGGCTGCGCCACCGCCCCGAGCAGCTGTCCGGCGGGGAACGCCAGCGCGTCGCCCTGGCCCGCGCGCTCCTCCTGTCGCCCCGGCTGCTGCTCGTGGACGAGCCGACCGCGGCCGTCGACCGCTCCCAGGCCGGCGAGCTGGCCGCGCTGCTGGCCGAGCGCACCCGCGAGGACCGCTGCGTCACGGTCGTCGCCACCCATGACCCGGTGGTTGCCGAGGCCGCGGGCCGGGTCGTGGACATGGCCGCGCTTACCGCGTAG
- a CDS encoding exo-alpha-sialidase encodes MQRTAPVALLGAALLVVTTTGTAQAASPAPGTLTSLDLTVDGVGSPHYRIPALTTTDRGTLLAAYDARPTLGDLPSNIGIVLRRSTDGGTTWQAQQVVRKDAAPKGYGDPSLLVDRVTGRIFLFYAAGVNQGFLGSATGNDETDPDVLQADYSYSDDDGLTWTHRRITKQIKNPAWGGMFAASGEGIQLRNGPHRGRLIQQYAIRNNGANYAVSAYSDDHGETWHMGTPVGPGGDENKTVELNDGRVMLNNRSTPYRTVAYSSDGGVTYTPFVQDTQLPDPANNGSVMRYAPDAPASDPQSSWLLFSNTEATSRKNLTVKMSCDNGKTWPIRKVVDPGAAAYSTLTRLPDGRLGLLYERGNYEHITYSSFDLKWLGGTCADITITPPATLKAGTTAEITVRVVNRMDVRRDAGTVEPAVPAGWTTKPVAFPATRPGEGANVKVPVTIPAGASGDAKLTATYRSSGKSASGSRTVTVTP; translated from the coding sequence ATGCAGCGAACCGCCCCTGTCGCCCTGCTCGGCGCCGCCCTGCTGGTCGTCACCACGACCGGCACCGCGCAGGCCGCGTCACCCGCCCCCGGCACGCTCACGTCCCTGGACCTGACCGTCGACGGCGTCGGCTCCCCCCACTACCGCATCCCCGCGCTCACCACCACGGACCGGGGCACCCTGCTCGCCGCCTACGACGCCCGGCCGACCCTGGGCGACCTGCCGTCCAACATCGGGATCGTGCTGCGGCGGAGCACCGACGGCGGTACGACCTGGCAGGCGCAGCAGGTGGTCCGCAAGGACGCCGCGCCGAAGGGGTACGGGGACCCGAGCCTGCTCGTCGACCGGGTCACAGGCCGGATCTTCCTGTTCTACGCGGCCGGGGTGAACCAGGGTTTCCTCGGCTCGGCCACCGGCAACGACGAGACCGACCCGGACGTCCTCCAGGCCGACTACAGCTACTCCGACGACGACGGACTCACCTGGACCCACCGCCGGATCACCAAGCAGATCAAGAACCCGGCCTGGGGCGGCATGTTCGCCGCGTCCGGCGAGGGCATCCAGCTGCGCAACGGCCCGCACAGGGGCCGGCTGATCCAGCAGTACGCCATCCGGAACAACGGGGCCAACTACGCGGTCAGCGCGTACAGCGACGACCACGGCGAGACCTGGCACATGGGCACCCCGGTCGGTCCGGGTGGCGACGAGAACAAGACCGTCGAGCTGAACGACGGCAGGGTCATGCTCAACAACCGCTCGACGCCCTACCGTACGGTCGCGTACTCCTCGGACGGCGGGGTCACGTACACGCCGTTCGTCCAGGACACCCAGCTGCCCGACCCGGCGAACAACGGCTCGGTCATGCGGTACGCCCCCGACGCCCCGGCCTCGGACCCGCAGTCCTCCTGGCTGCTGTTCAGCAACACCGAGGCCACCTCGCGCAAGAACCTCACGGTCAAGATGTCCTGCGACAACGGGAAGACCTGGCCGATCAGGAAGGTCGTGGACCCCGGCGCCGCCGCCTACTCGACGCTGACCCGGCTCCCGGACGGCCGGCTCGGTCTGCTGTACGAGCGGGGGAACTACGAGCACATCACGTACTCCTCGTTCGACCTGAAGTGGCTCGGCGGCACCTGCGCCGACATCACGATCACCCCGCCGGCCACGCTGAAGGCGGGGACGACCGCGGAGATCACCGTACGGGTCGTCAACCGGATGGACGTCCGGCGCGACGCGGGCACGGTCGAGCCGGCCGTGCCCGCCGGCTGGACGACGAAGCCGGTGGCGTTCCCCGCGACCCGGCCGGGCGAGGGCGCCAATGTGAAGGTCCCGGTCACCATCCCGGCCGGCGCCTCCGGCGACGCGAAGCTGACCGCGACGTACCGGTCGAGCGGGAAGTCCGCGTCGGGGAGCAGGACGGTGACGGTCACGCCGTGA
- a CDS encoding acetylxylan esterase produces the protein MPLTDLSLDACRDYRPTLPVPADFDAFWSRTLDEARTRASGEPVFAEVRTGLTQVRTYDVTVPGFAGQPVRGWLRMPAGAAGPLGCVVEFLGYGRGRGLAHENLLWASAGYAHLLMDTRGQGWSAAGGATADPDGGASGVVPGFLTRGIESPGTYYYRRLFTDAVRCVDAVREHPGIDPDRIVVTGVSQGGGIALAVAGLVPGLAGVMPDVPFLCNIRRGAEIAGRPPYTEIAEYLKLHRDRTEQVFTTLAYFDAALFATRATAPALFSIAMMDDICPPSTCFTAYNGYAGPKDVRVHPFNGHEGGAEYQQREQLAWVATLFTGLSSGQAGRS, from the coding sequence ATGCCGTTGACGGACCTCTCGCTCGACGCCTGCCGCGACTACCGGCCGACGCTGCCCGTCCCCGCGGACTTCGACGCCTTCTGGTCCCGGACCCTGGACGAGGCCCGCACCCGGGCGTCCGGCGAGCCCGTCTTCGCCGAGGTGCGGACCGGGCTCACCCAGGTCCGCACGTACGACGTGACGGTCCCGGGCTTCGCCGGGCAGCCGGTACGCGGCTGGCTGCGGATGCCCGCCGGAGCGGCCGGGCCCCTGGGCTGCGTGGTGGAGTTCCTGGGCTACGGGCGCGGCCGGGGCCTGGCCCACGAGAACCTGCTGTGGGCCTCGGCCGGTTACGCCCACCTGCTGATGGACACCCGGGGGCAGGGCTGGTCGGCGGCCGGCGGCGCCACCGCCGATCCGGACGGGGGCGCTTCGGGCGTGGTGCCCGGCTTCCTGACCCGGGGGATCGAGAGCCCCGGGACGTACTACTACCGGCGGCTGTTCACCGATGCGGTGCGCTGCGTGGACGCGGTGCGCGAGCACCCGGGGATCGACCCGGACCGGATCGTGGTGACCGGGGTCAGCCAGGGCGGCGGCATCGCCCTGGCGGTCGCCGGGCTGGTGCCGGGGCTCGCCGGGGTCATGCCGGACGTGCCGTTCCTGTGCAACATCCGCCGGGGCGCCGAGATCGCGGGGCGTCCCCCGTACACCGAGATCGCCGAGTACCTGAAACTGCACCGCGACCGCACCGAGCAGGTCTTCACCACGCTCGCGTACTTCGATGCCGCACTGTTCGCCACCCGCGCGACGGCTCCCGCGCTGTTCTCCATCGCGATGATGGACGACATCTGCCCGCCCTCCACCTGCTTCACCGCCTACAACGGCTATGCCGGGCCCAAGGACGTACGGGTCCACCCGTTCAACGGGCACGAGGGCGGCGCGGAGTACCAGCAGCGGGAGCAACTGGCCTGGGTGGCCACCCTGTTCACCGGCCTGTCATCGGGGCAGGCCGGTCGCTCCTGA
- a CDS encoding FadR/GntR family transcriptional regulator encodes MSGTKPGRQLLRQEVVDGIKRYILEERLRPGDPLPTEPALCEALGASRSSVREAVKILNALDIVEVRHGHGTYVGRLSLSALVESLTFRGLLSPDDDFQVMADLVDVRELFERGMADRIVSQLSTEQLDALDGLVATMRETGAQEGHGFVDADRAFHAQLVAPLGNELIGQLSMAFWDVYTIVAPHLDGFTQADETETITAHQNIVDAARAGDIAGFLKALGEHYAPVRRRIAEARARR; translated from the coding sequence ATGTCCGGAACGAAACCCGGCCGGCAGCTGCTCCGGCAGGAAGTCGTGGACGGCATCAAGCGGTACATCCTCGAGGAACGGCTCCGCCCCGGGGACCCACTGCCCACCGAGCCCGCCCTGTGCGAGGCGCTCGGCGCCAGCCGCTCCAGCGTCCGCGAGGCCGTCAAGATCCTCAACGCGCTGGACATCGTCGAGGTCCGCCACGGACACGGCACCTACGTCGGCCGGCTGAGCCTGTCGGCGCTCGTGGAGAGCCTGACCTTCCGGGGCCTGCTCTCCCCCGACGACGACTTCCAGGTCATGGCCGACCTGGTCGACGTGCGCGAGCTCTTCGAGCGCGGGATGGCCGACCGGATCGTCTCGCAGCTCAGCACGGAGCAGCTGGACGCGTTGGACGGCCTGGTGGCCACCATGCGCGAGACCGGGGCCCAGGAGGGGCACGGCTTCGTGGACGCCGACCGCGCCTTCCACGCCCAGCTGGTGGCCCCGCTGGGCAACGAGCTGATCGGCCAACTCTCGATGGCCTTCTGGGACGTGTACACGATCGTCGCGCCGCACCTGGACGGGTTCACGCAGGCCGACGAGACGGAGACGATCACCGCCCACCAGAACATCGTGGACGCCGCGCGGGCCGGTGACATCGCCGGGTTCCTGAAGGCGCTCGGCGAGCACTACGCGCCGGTGCGCCGCCGGATCGCGGAGGCCCGCGCCCGGCGCTGA
- a CDS encoding ABC transporter substrate-binding protein → MPELRSAGVERRTFLRYTGFVGAAAAITAGLSACGGPSSTADGAAGKGGSGDLIEAGLSYPLSTGFDPMITSGATPYAANMHIFEGLVDLDPATLVARPALATAMPQKINATTYRATLRKGATFHDGSPVTADDVVFSFERILDPKNASLMAQFVPFIDTVKAVDAGTVEFKLKYPFALFPSRIAVARIVPKKIVEADPKAFDAKPVGSGPYKFVSATREDKIVFEAYDKYNGAHPAKAKKMVWRLMSDQSARVSAMESGRVQAIEDVPYIDVKRISGSATTESVQSFGLLFLMFNTADKRFADKRVRQALHYALDTEKIISTAMVGNATAATGYVPATHPDYHKAATVYTHDVAKAKKLLDEAGVKGLSFTVLTTDTGWVKDIAPLLKESWEAAGVKVTLNIAQSPAQYAKIDKGDFEVLVAPGDPSVFGNDADLLLRWFYYGFWPESRYGWGKSAAYKKVRQTLDKAAQAADEAKRKELWGQVTDLVADEAALYPILHRKLPTAWNDKALPGFKPLPTTGLSFLDVSRG, encoded by the coding sequence GTGCCCGAGCTGAGATCAGCCGGTGTCGAGCGCCGCACCTTCCTGCGTTACACCGGCTTCGTCGGCGCCGCGGCCGCCATCACCGCCGGCCTGTCCGCGTGCGGCGGGCCGTCCTCGACCGCCGACGGCGCGGCCGGCAAGGGCGGGAGCGGCGACCTCATCGAGGCCGGCCTGTCCTACCCGCTGTCGACCGGCTTCGACCCCATGATCACCTCGGGCGCGACCCCGTACGCCGCCAATATGCACATCTTCGAGGGCCTGGTGGATCTCGATCCGGCAACACTCGTGGCCCGGCCCGCGCTCGCCACCGCGATGCCGCAGAAGATCAACGCCACCACCTACCGCGCCACGCTCCGCAAGGGCGCGACCTTCCACGACGGCTCGCCCGTCACCGCCGACGACGTGGTCTTCAGCTTCGAACGCATCCTGGACCCCAAGAACGCCTCCCTGATGGCCCAGTTCGTGCCCTTCATCGACACCGTCAAGGCCGTCGACGCGGGCACGGTCGAGTTCAAGCTCAAGTACCCCTTCGCGCTCTTCCCGTCCCGCATCGCCGTCGCCCGGATCGTGCCGAAGAAGATCGTGGAGGCCGACCCCAAGGCGTTCGACGCCAAGCCGGTCGGCTCGGGGCCGTACAAGTTCGTCTCCGCCACCCGCGAGGACAAGATCGTCTTCGAGGCGTACGACAAGTACAACGGCGCCCACCCCGCCAAGGCCAAGAAGATGGTCTGGCGCCTGATGTCCGACCAGTCGGCCCGCGTCAGCGCCATGGAGTCCGGCCGCGTCCAGGCCATCGAGGACGTCCCCTACATCGACGTCAAGCGCATCTCCGGCTCCGCCACGACCGAGTCCGTCCAGTCCTTCGGCCTGCTCTTCCTCATGTTCAACACGGCCGACAAGCGGTTCGCCGACAAGCGGGTGCGCCAGGCGCTGCACTACGCCCTGGACACCGAGAAGATCATCTCCACCGCCATGGTCGGCAACGCCACCGCCGCCACCGGCTACGTCCCCGCCACCCACCCCGACTACCACAAGGCCGCCACCGTCTACACGCACGACGTGGCCAAGGCGAAGAAGCTCCTGGACGAGGCCGGCGTCAAGGGCCTCTCCTTCACCGTCCTGACCACCGACACCGGCTGGGTCAAGGACATCGCCCCACTGCTCAAGGAGAGCTGGGAGGCCGCCGGGGTCAAGGTCACGCTCAACATCGCCCAGTCCCCGGCCCAGTACGCCAAGATCGACAAGGGCGACTTCGAGGTCCTCGTCGCCCCCGGCGACCCCTCCGTCTTCGGCAACGACGCCGACCTGCTGCTGCGCTGGTTCTACTACGGCTTCTGGCCCGAGAGCCGCTACGGCTGGGGCAAGTCCGCCGCGTACAAGAAGGTGCGGCAGACCCTCGACAAGGCCGCGCAGGCCGCCGACGAGGCGAAGCGCAAGGAGCTGTGGGGCCAGGTCACGGACCTCGTCGCCGACGAGGCCGCGCTCTACCCGATCCTGCACCGCAAGCTGCCCACCGCCTGGAACGACAAGGCGCTCCCCGGCTTCAAGCCGCTGCCCACCACGGGCCTGTCCTTCCTGGACGTCAGCCGCGGCTAG
- a CDS encoding ABC transporter permease has product MVAFLRLALRRVAMMPVMILGIALLVFVVLQFSPVDPAFNALGESATPEARAAFAEANGLNDPLPVRYFHFLGQLLHLDLGMTVPPSQPVADRITAAFPLTLQLTVLGLILAIVLAVVAGVLGAMYRDRWPDQLFRVLSMAGVAIPSFWLGVLLIQQFALNSPLFPTGGYTNPADSFGGWLRSMALPAVSLAVPVAASLARLVRTSMVAELDRDYVRTARGNGLPVFLVVRSVLRNALVTPLTVLGVKVGYLLSGAVVIEAIFDLPGMGKLILEGVTGGDVALVQGTVLTIAIAFLVVNVIVDLLYLLVNPRIRTV; this is encoded by the coding sequence ATGGTTGCTTTTCTCCGGCTCGCGCTGCGCCGCGTCGCGATGATGCCGGTGATGATCCTCGGCATCGCGCTGCTCGTCTTCGTGGTGCTGCAGTTCTCGCCGGTCGACCCGGCCTTCAACGCGCTCGGGGAGAGCGCCACACCCGAGGCCCGTGCGGCCTTCGCCGAGGCCAACGGCCTCAACGACCCGCTGCCCGTACGCTACTTCCACTTCCTGGGGCAGCTGCTCCACCTGGACCTCGGCATGACGGTCCCGCCCAGCCAGCCCGTCGCGGACCGCATCACCGCCGCCTTCCCGCTCACCCTCCAGCTGACGGTCCTCGGCCTGATCCTCGCGATCGTCCTCGCCGTCGTCGCCGGAGTGCTCGGCGCGATGTACCGCGACCGCTGGCCCGACCAGCTCTTCCGGGTGCTGTCCATGGCAGGGGTCGCCATCCCCTCGTTCTGGCTCGGCGTCCTGCTCATCCAGCAGTTCGCCCTGAACTCCCCGCTCTTCCCGACCGGCGGCTACACCAACCCCGCCGACTCCTTCGGCGGCTGGCTGCGCTCCATGGCCCTGCCCGCCGTCTCGCTCGCCGTCCCCGTCGCCGCCTCGCTCGCCCGCCTCGTACGGACCTCGATGGTCGCCGAACTCGACCGCGACTACGTCCGTACCGCGCGCGGCAACGGCCTGCCCGTCTTCCTGGTCGTCCGCTCGGTGCTGCGCAACGCGCTCGTCACCCCGCTCACCGTGCTCGGCGTCAAGGTCGGCTACCTGCTCAGCGGCGCCGTCGTCATCGAAGCGATCTTCGACCTGCCCGGCATGGGCAAGCTCATCCTCGAAGGTGTCACGGGCGGCGACGTCGCCCTGGTCCAGGGCACCGTACTGACCATCGCCATCGCGTTCCTGGTGGTCAACGTCATCGTCGACCTGCTCTACCTGCTGGTCAACCCGCGCATCAGGACGGTCTGA
- a CDS encoding dipeptide/oligopeptide/nickel ABC transporter permease/ATP-binding protein, translated as MFATSRLTTKLSRPGIAFRALPVTSRIALGVLLVVLLGAVLAPLLTQNPLTTGTPVQAPSGDHWFGTDRAGRDVFARVVHGSRYSLIIGLGATAVALVAGSVLGALAATSRKLGDESVMRTLDVVMSFPPIALAAVLVAVFGTSVPVIIFTIAFVYTPSLARVVRANVLSQYGEDYVAAEKVIGARRGYIVLRHVAVNCMAPVMVFATVMVAEAIIFEASLSFIGAGVQDPDPSWGSVLAYGRQILLAGGWWATFFPGLALLVTVLALNILSEGLTDASAAPGAARPAAPAGTPTAPDPVEARSTVDIDAALAKLARRVNAQEAAITPVPEDAAELLVVRDLAIRFPDRYGTTPVVDSLSFTVHEGETLGLVGESGCGKSITSLAVMGLLARNAEVSGEILYRGRDLLALPPKERRALMGPEIAMVYQDALSSLNPSVLVGTQLKQLTSRGGTKTPAELLELVGLSPERTLRSYPHELSGGQRQRVLIAMALSRSPRLLIADEPTTALDVTVQAQVVELLVRLREELGFAMVLVSHDLALVGDLSHRVAVMYAGRLAEIGSTRSVLTAPTHHYSRGLLGSVVSLEAGADRLHQIRGVVPAPQGFGPGCRFASRCGAATELCRTTTPDLTPRGAEPDHGFACHHPAKSAQLEGSAL; from the coding sequence ATGTTTGCCACCAGCCGGCTGACCACCAAGCTCTCCCGCCCGGGCATCGCCTTCCGCGCGCTCCCGGTCACCTCCCGCATCGCGCTCGGCGTGCTGCTCGTCGTCCTCCTGGGCGCGGTCCTCGCACCGCTGCTCACCCAGAACCCGCTCACCACCGGAACCCCCGTCCAGGCACCCAGCGGTGACCACTGGTTCGGCACCGACCGGGCCGGGCGCGACGTCTTCGCCCGCGTCGTCCACGGCTCGCGCTACTCGCTGATCATCGGCCTCGGCGCCACCGCCGTCGCCCTGGTCGCCGGCTCCGTGCTCGGCGCGCTCGCCGCCACCTCGCGCAAGCTCGGCGACGAGTCCGTGATGCGCACCCTCGACGTGGTGATGTCGTTCCCGCCGATCGCGCTGGCCGCCGTCCTCGTCGCCGTCTTCGGCACCAGCGTCCCCGTCATCATCTTCACCATCGCCTTCGTCTACACCCCGTCGCTCGCCCGCGTCGTCCGCGCCAACGTGCTGTCGCAGTACGGTGAGGACTACGTCGCCGCCGAGAAGGTCATCGGCGCCCGGCGCGGCTACATCGTGCTCCGCCACGTCGCCGTCAACTGCATGGCCCCGGTCATGGTCTTCGCCACCGTCATGGTCGCCGAGGCGATCATCTTCGAGGCCAGCCTCTCCTTCATCGGCGCCGGAGTGCAGGACCCCGACCCCAGCTGGGGCAGCGTCCTCGCCTACGGCCGGCAGATCCTCCTGGCCGGCGGCTGGTGGGCCACCTTCTTCCCCGGCCTCGCCCTGCTCGTCACCGTCCTCGCCCTCAACATCCTCTCCGAGGGCCTGACCGACGCCTCCGCCGCGCCCGGGGCCGCCCGCCCCGCCGCCCCCGCCGGCACCCCCACCGCCCCGGACCCCGTCGAGGCCCGCTCCACCGTGGACATCGACGCCGCCCTGGCCAAGCTCGCCCGGCGCGTCAACGCCCAGGAAGCCGCCATCACGCCCGTCCCCGAGGACGCCGCCGAGCTCCTCGTCGTACGCGACCTCGCCATCCGCTTCCCCGACCGGTACGGCACGACCCCGGTCGTGGACTCCCTCTCCTTCACCGTCCACGAGGGCGAGACCCTGGGCCTCGTCGGCGAGTCCGGCTGCGGCAAGTCCATCACCAGCCTGGCCGTCATGGGCCTCCTCGCCCGCAATGCCGAGGTCAGCGGCGAGATCCTGTACCGGGGCCGCGACCTCCTGGCACTCCCGCCGAAGGAACGCCGCGCCCTCATGGGCCCCGAGATCGCGATGGTCTACCAGGACGCGCTCTCCTCCCTCAACCCCTCCGTACTCGTCGGCACCCAGCTGAAGCAGCTCACCTCGCGCGGCGGTACGAAGACCCCGGCCGAACTCCTCGAACTCGTCGGCCTCTCACCCGAACGCACCCTGCGCAGCTACCCGCACGAACTCTCCGGCGGCCAGCGCCAGCGCGTCCTGATCGCCATGGCCCTCTCCCGCAGTCCCCGCCTGCTCATCGCGGACGAACCGACCACCGCCCTCGACGTCACCGTCCAGGCCCAGGTCGTGGAACTCCTCGTACGGCTCCGCGAGGAACTGGGCTTCGCCATGGTGCTCGTCTCGCACGACCTCGCCCTCGTCGGCGACCTCTCGCACCGCGTCGCGGTGATGTACGCGGGACGCCTCGCCGAGATCGGCTCCACCCGCTCCGTACTCACCGCCCCCACCCACCACTACAGCCGCGGCCTGCTCGGCTCCGTCGTCTCGCTGGAGGCCGGCGCCGACCGGCTGCACCAGATCCGCGGCGTCGTCCCCGCACCCCAGGGCTTCGGCCCCGGCTGCCGGTTCGCCTCCCGCTGCGGCGCGGCCACCGAACTCTGCCGCACCACCACCCCGGACCTCACCCCGCGCGGCGCCGAGCCGGACCACGGCTTCGCCTGCCACCACCCCGCGAAGAGCGCACAGCTGGAAGGGAGCGCCCTGTGA
- a CDS encoding ABC transporter ATP-binding protein, whose protein sequence is MIRLDGVHVRHKARSGGVFRRDAVHALTDANLEVRRGEIVGLVGESGCGKSTLARVLTGLQKPTEGTVTFHGRDLWEMTGTQRRQDFGSAVGVVFQDPSTALNPRLTVEQILRDPLDVHRRGTREARTARVAELLDLVGLPGHTLAALPGQLSGGQRQRVAIARALALEPELIVADEPTSALDVSVRAQVLNLLVDLRERLGLGMVFISHDIQTVRYLADRIAVLYLGRIVEEGRAPDVAGAPSHPYTEALLSATPSLLESTERIVVTGPVPSATNPPSGCPFRTRCWKADDACATVFPVRTEGPDGHGHHCVHPQIPVPSARSTA, encoded by the coding sequence GTGATCAGGCTCGACGGCGTCCACGTACGCCACAAGGCACGCAGCGGAGGCGTCTTCCGCCGCGACGCCGTCCACGCCCTCACCGACGCGAACCTGGAGGTGCGGCGCGGCGAGATCGTCGGCCTCGTCGGCGAGTCCGGCTGCGGCAAGTCCACCCTCGCCCGGGTCCTGACCGGCCTCCAGAAGCCCACCGAGGGCACGGTCACCTTCCACGGCCGCGACCTGTGGGAGATGACCGGCACCCAGCGCCGCCAGGACTTCGGCTCCGCCGTCGGCGTCGTCTTCCAGGACCCGTCCACCGCGCTCAACCCGCGCCTCACCGTCGAACAGATCCTCCGCGACCCGCTCGACGTGCACCGCCGCGGCACCCGTGAGGCCCGCACCGCCCGGGTCGCCGAACTCCTCGACCTCGTCGGCCTCCCGGGCCACACCCTCGCCGCGCTGCCCGGACAGCTCTCCGGCGGCCAGCGCCAGCGCGTCGCCATCGCCCGCGCCCTGGCCCTCGAACCGGAGCTGATCGTGGCCGACGAGCCCACCTCCGCGCTCGACGTGTCGGTCCGCGCCCAGGTCCTCAACCTCCTGGTCGACCTGCGCGAACGCCTCGGCCTCGGCATGGTGTTCATCTCGCACGACATCCAGACCGTCCGCTACCTCGCCGACCGCATCGCCGTCCTCTACCTCGGCCGCATCGTGGAGGAGGGCCGCGCGCCCGACGTCGCCGGCGCCCCCTCCCACCCGTACACCGAGGCCCTGCTCTCCGCCACGCCCAGCCTGCTGGAGAGCACCGAGCGCATCGTGGTCACCGGCCCCGTCCCCTCCGCGACCAACCCCCCGTCCGGCTGCCCCTTCCGCACCCGCTGCTGGAAGGCGGACGACGCCTGCGCCACCGTCTTCCCGGTCCGGACCGAGGGACCCGACGGGCACGGCCACCACTGCGTCCACCCCCAGATCCCCGTACCGTCCGCAAGGAGCACCGCATGA
- a CDS encoding dihydrodipicolinate synthase family protein, with translation MTARTPRHTGVIPPVVTPLTADGELDLPSLERVVAHLIDGGVTGLFALGSSGETAYLTPGQQDRVIEAVTAAAGGQVPVLVGAIETTTNRAVERARRAAELGADAVVVTAPFYTRTHATEIDRHFRDIAAALDLPVLAYDVPVCVHSKLDPELLLPLAADGVLAGVKDSSGDDGSFRRLVIGARELPGFSVLTGHELVVDAMMLGGADGSVPGLGNVDPHGYVRLHEAAVRGDWAAARAEQDRLVALFDIVRAARPGTASATAAGLGAFKTALMLRGVIATNVMSPPMRPLDEAETAVVAACLDRAGLGAV, from the coding sequence ATGACCGCCCGCACCCCCCGCCACACGGGAGTGATCCCGCCCGTCGTCACCCCGCTCACCGCGGACGGCGAGCTCGACCTCCCCTCGCTGGAGCGGGTCGTCGCCCACCTCATCGACGGCGGTGTCACCGGTCTCTTCGCCCTCGGCAGCTCCGGCGAGACGGCCTACCTCACCCCGGGGCAGCAGGACCGCGTCATCGAGGCCGTCACCGCGGCGGCGGGCGGCCAGGTGCCGGTCCTCGTCGGCGCGATCGAGACCACCACCAACCGGGCGGTCGAGCGCGCCCGGCGCGCCGCCGAGCTCGGCGCCGATGCCGTCGTCGTGACCGCCCCCTTCTACACCCGCACCCACGCCACGGAGATCGACCGCCACTTCCGGGACATCGCCGCCGCCCTCGACCTGCCGGTCCTGGCGTACGACGTGCCGGTCTGCGTGCACAGCAAGCTCGACCCGGAACTGCTGCTGCCGCTGGCCGCCGACGGGGTGCTGGCCGGGGTGAAGGACTCCAGCGGCGACGACGGTTCGTTCCGCCGGCTGGTCATCGGCGCCCGCGAGCTGCCCGGGTTCTCCGTGCTCACCGGCCACGAGCTGGTGGTCGACGCGATGATGCTCGGCGGCGCCGACGGCTCGGTGCCCGGGCTCGGCAACGTCGATCCGCACGGGTACGTACGCCTGCACGAGGCCGCGGTGCGCGGTGACTGGGCGGCCGCGCGCGCCGAACAGGACCGGCTGGTCGCGCTGTTCGACATCGTGCGCGCCGCCCGCCCGGGCACGGCGTCGGCCACGGCGGCGGGGCTCGGCGCCTTCAAGACCGCGCTGATGCTGCGCGGGGTCATCGCCACCAATGTGATGAGCCCGCCGATGCGCCCGCTCGACGAAGCGGAGACGGCGGTGGTCGCCGCCTGCCTGGACCGCGCGGGGCTCGGCGCGGTCTGA